The Acidimicrobiales bacterium sequence TCCGCGGTTGCGGCACCGACCGCCATCGCGAACGGCACGATCGGCAGGGCGAGCGGCACGGTGTCACGCGCGCCCTGACCGATCGGGCCGCTCCGCAGGGCGCGAACCGTCGTCGACGTGGTCATGCCGCGACCGCTCCCCGACGGCAGGTCCGGGGCGTCCACGGCGACCCCCACTCGGCCGACACGACCGCCTGCAACAACTCCTGCGAAGTCGGCGACCGGAAGGCCTCCTGGTCGATCCAGCGGAGATAGTCGGACTCACCCATGAGGCCCGCCAGCGGCTCCGTCTGGCTGGCGTGGCAGCGCAGCACCGCGCGCTTGGTGGCGAGGGCCGCCCCTCGGACGTCGAGGACCAGATCGAGATCCGCCGGCGACGCGCCCGTGGGCTCGTCGGTCATCCACGCGCCCACGGCGTCGTGGAACGGACGCCACTCGTCCAGCCACTCGGTCGTCTTCGCGGCGAAGCGGAGTTCACCGATGCCGGTGTCGAGCCAGGCTGATGTGGTGGCCAGCCCACAGGCGACGTGGTCGCCGTGGCCGGTCACCCCGTCCGGCCCGAAGGTCACCGTGAGCTCCGGACGGACCTCGGCCATCACCGCGACGATCTCGTCGGCGACGATGCCGGTGTCGAGCCGCTCGAGCGACCCGTCGGGCGCGCCCATGAAGCGGACGTCGGTGACACCGATCGTGGCCATCGCCTCGCGCAGCTCGGCGCGGCGCAACCGCGATCGGCCCGCGTGCGGGCGTTCGTCGTCGGCCGCGAAACCGAGCTCACCGTCGGTCAGGGCGAGCACCGTCACGGCGCCGCCCCGGGCGACGACCTCGGCCATGAGCCCGGCGCTCAGGTACGCCTCGTCGTCGGGGTGGGCCCAGACGCCGAGCAGCCGCTGAGGGATGTGGCACTCGAGGTCGGGGGTGGGAAGGGCATGTGGGTTCTGCATGCCTCCATTCGTACGAAATCGCAGGTCAGAGGTCTTGGAGACGGTCTGGAGATCTGATCTTCAGGATCTCCAGATGTTCTCCAGACGGTCTTCAAGATCTGCGGTCGCCGGTCCTTCAGGGTGGGGCCATCAACCACCGGGGCCGACCGGCTCCGACCAACCGAAAGCAGAGAATCCAATGAGCATCACCGAAACCCCCACGGCGGACAACGGCGTGAACGTCGAGGCCCTCCTCGGCGCCAAGGAGCACGTTGCGGCCGAGCCCGCGCTCGCCGCCTTCGTCTGGAAGGCCTCCAGCGAGTGGGTCAACGGAGCCCACACCCGCTCCACGATCGAGAAGTTCCACGGCCTCCAGGGCGAGCAGTCGCACCGTGAGGCGTACGAGCTCGAGACCGATCACCCGGAGCTGTTCGCGGCCACCGACAACGGCGTGACCCCCGTCGAGATGGTGCTGGCCGGCCTGGCCGGCTGCCTCACCGCGGGCGTCGCCAGCGTCGCCCAGAACCGCGGCATCCAGCTGCGCTCGGTCACCGCCGAGCTCGGCGGCTCCATGGACATCCGCGGCATCCTCGGTGCCGACCGCGACGTCCGCAACGGCTTCGACGGCATCACGGTCACGTTCACGGTCGATGCGGATGCGTCGGCGGAGGACATCGCGAAGCTCGTCGCCCAGTCGCAGAAGCGCAGCGCCGTCTTCGACGTCATCGCCAACGAAACGCCGATCGCGATCGAGGTCGCGTCCTGAACCCCGCCCGATGCGATCGGGTCAGGCCGCACGTCCCCTCCGGACTCCCTGACCCGATCGTCGTCGGCGGCCCGAAACGACGGAGTCGAGCCATGCCCTACACCCCCGCACTCATCATCGGCGCCGGCCAGTGCGGCCTCGCCATGAGCCGGTCGCTCACCGAGCGCAGGATCGACCACGTGATCCTCGAGCGAGGCAACGTGGCGAACTCGTGGCACACCGAGCGATGGGACTCGCTCCGCCTCCTCACCCCCAACTGGCAGACCCGGCTCCCCGACTGGCACTACACCGGCACCGACCCCGACGGCTACATGACCGCCGGCGACGTCGCCGGCTACCTCGGCGAGTACGCCGACAAGATCGACGCCCCCATCCACACCAACACGTCCGTCCGCAGCGTGCGGCGCATGGGCGGCGGCTTCCCCGGCTGGGAGGTCCGCACGGACGACGATCTCTGGTTCGCCCGCACGGTCGTGATCGCGACGGGCGCCTGCAGCACGCCGAACATCCCGGACGTCGCCGCCGGCCTGCCCGACCACATCGACCAGCTGTCACCCATCCACTACCGCAACCCGGCCCAGCTGGCTCCCGGGGGCGTGCTGGTCGTCGGTGCGTCCGCATCGGGCACCCAGCTCGCCGACGAACTCTGCCGCGCCGGCCGCGACGTGACGCTCGCCGTGTCCCGCCACGTCCGCCTGCCCCGGACCTACCGGGGGATGGACATCCAGTGGTGGCTCGACACGGCCGGCATCCTCGACACCCGCTTCGACGAGGTGCCCGACATCGAACGGGCCCGCCGGGCACCGTCGCTGCAGATCGTCGGCACGCCCGACCGGCGCAGCGTGGACCTCGACCTGCTCCGCCGCCGGGGCGTGCGGTTGGCCGGCCGGGTCATCGACATCGACGGCGCCGACGTCCGCTTCGACGACCTCGTCGCCGACCGCTGCGGACACGCCGACGACAAGCTCTTCCGGCTGCTCGACCGCTTCGACGCCACGGCGCGCGAGCGCGGCATCGAGGACGAGCTCGAACCGTCGGATCGCCCCGCCCGCATCACGGTGCCGCCCACCCCGGCATCGATCGATCTCGATGCCGACGGGATCTCGACGGTGATCTGGGCGACCGGCTTCCGTCCGAACTACCCGTGGCTGCAGGAACGCGTCTTCGACGAGCGGGGCGAGATCCGCCACGACGGGGGCGTCGTCGATGCCGAGCACGGGCTCTACGCGCTCGGGCTGCCGTTCCTGCGCCGCCGCAAGTCCACCTTCATCGACGGGGCCGGCGCCGATGCCGCCGACGTCGCCGACCACCTGTCCACCCATCTCGACCGTGTGCCGCTCGTCGTCTGACGAGCGGCCGCCCAGCCCACGGAGCACAACCATGAACCAGTCCCCTTCCCACTACGACGCCGTCATCGTCGGCGCCCGCGTCGCCGGCGCATCGACCGCGATGCTGCTCGCCCGCG is a genomic window containing:
- a CDS encoding PIG-L family deacetylase is translated as MQNPHALPTPDLECHIPQRLLGVWAHPDDEAYLSAGLMAEVVARGGAVTVLALTDGELGFAADDERPHAGRSRLRRAELREAMATIGVTDVRFMGAPDGSLERLDTGIVADEIVAVMAEVRPELTVTFGPDGVTGHGDHVACGLATTSAWLDTGIGELRFAAKTTEWLDEWRPFHDAVGAWMTDEPTGASPADLDLVLDVRGAALATKRAVLRCHASQTEPLAGLMGESDYLRWIDQEAFRSPTSQELLQAVVSAEWGSPWTPRTCRRGAVAA
- a CDS encoding OsmC family protein: MSITETPTADNGVNVEALLGAKEHVAAEPALAAFVWKASSEWVNGAHTRSTIEKFHGLQGEQSHREAYELETDHPELFAATDNGVTPVEMVLAGLAGCLTAGVASVAQNRGIQLRSVTAELGGSMDIRGILGADRDVRNGFDGITVTFTVDADASAEDIAKLVAQSQKRSAVFDVIANETPIAIEVAS
- a CDS encoding NAD(P)-binding domain-containing protein; translated protein: MPYTPALIIGAGQCGLAMSRSLTERRIDHVILERGNVANSWHTERWDSLRLLTPNWQTRLPDWHYTGTDPDGYMTAGDVAGYLGEYADKIDAPIHTNTSVRSVRRMGGGFPGWEVRTDDDLWFARTVVIATGACSTPNIPDVAAGLPDHIDQLSPIHYRNPAQLAPGGVLVVGASASGTQLADELCRAGRDVTLAVSRHVRLPRTYRGMDIQWWLDTAGILDTRFDEVPDIERARRAPSLQIVGTPDRRSVDLDLLRRRGVRLAGRVIDIDGADVRFDDLVADRCGHADDKLFRLLDRFDATARERGIEDELEPSDRPARITVPPTPASIDLDADGISTVIWATGFRPNYPWLQERVFDERGEIRHDGGVVDAEHGLYALGLPFLRRRKSTFIDGAGADAADVADHLSTHLDRVPLVV